The following are from one region of the Stanieria sp. NIES-3757 genome:
- a CDS encoding ABC transporter related has protein sequence MLRLDGVSLQATVGSAQLLDNISVQINKDDRIAIIGPSGAGKTSLFRLINRLSTPSGGSIYFEQQSIGEIPVLQLRQRIVLVPQEAKLLGMTVQDAIAYPLVLQKLSTSEINSRVATWRSALKIPDQWLERYELQLSVGQKQLVAIARALVMQPSLLLLDEPTSALDFGTANHLLEILEQLSSAGHTTIMMISHQLELIKSFANRILYLESGQLTEDVAANSANWQRLQEKLLMAETQSTQEWS, from the coding sequence ATGTTACGGTTAGACGGAGTTAGCTTACAAGCAACCGTAGGTTCTGCCCAGTTGCTAGACAATATTTCAGTTCAAATTAATAAAGACGATCGCATTGCTATTATTGGTCCCTCTGGTGCAGGAAAAACTTCTTTATTTAGATTAATCAATCGACTTAGTACTCCTAGCGGGGGTTCAATTTACTTTGAACAACAATCAATTGGCGAAATTCCTGTACTGCAACTACGTCAAAGAATCGTTTTAGTTCCTCAAGAAGCAAAATTGTTGGGAATGACAGTTCAAGATGCGATCGCTTATCCTTTAGTTTTGCAAAAATTATCAACTTCAGAAATTAATAGTAGAGTAGCAACGTGGAGAAGTGCATTAAAAATTCCCGATCAATGGTTAGAACGCTACGAGTTACAACTTTCTGTAGGGCAAAAACAATTAGTTGCGATCGCTCGTGCTTTAGTTATGCAGCCTAGTTTATTATTACTTGATGAGCCAACTTCAGCTTTAGACTTTGGTACTGCCAATCATCTTTTAGAGATTTTAGAGCAATTGAGTTCGGCTGGTCACACTACGATTATGATGATTAGTCATCAACTAGAATTGATTAAATCTTTTGCTAATCGAATTTTATATTTAGAATCAGGTCAATTAACTGAAGATGTTGCAGCAAATTCAGCCAATTGGCAAAGATTACAAGAAAAATTACTAATGGCTGAAACTCAATCTACTCAAGAGTGGTCTTAA
- a CDS encoding OmpR family two-component response regulator, whose product MGSVYISIVEGNPHLRSLLGWHLQQAGYTVKQAANIYQARNAFDQYQPTLIVLDSDLPDGDGLELCSWLHQRKQPLILMLSARNSEKDIVNALKAGADDYLTKPFGMQEFLARVEALIRRVKVNAVPLYLDYNDLKIDLVQRRVQVKENFIELTPQEFSLLYVLAQAEGIALSRSELLRRAWPDAIDNPRTIDTHVLSLRKKIEPNPRQPYLIQTVRNVGYRLNPDIIKGETSLSWEIKSFNNNNHTNNHNHNSTLSTQLN is encoded by the coding sequence GTGGGTTCGGTTTATATTTCCATAGTCGAGGGTAATCCTCACCTACGCTCTTTATTAGGTTGGCATTTACAGCAAGCAGGTTACACTGTGAAGCAGGCTGCCAATATTTATCAAGCTAGGAATGCGTTCGATCAGTATCAACCTACTCTAATAGTTTTAGATTCGGACTTACCCGATGGAGATGGTTTAGAACTATGTAGTTGGTTACATCAACGCAAGCAGCCTCTAATTCTAATGTTATCTGCTCGCAATAGTGAAAAAGATATTGTTAATGCTCTCAAAGCTGGCGCAGATGATTATTTGACTAAACCTTTTGGGATGCAAGAGTTTTTAGCTCGAGTTGAAGCATTAATTAGAAGGGTTAAAGTGAATGCTGTTCCTTTATATTTGGACTATAACGACTTAAAAATTGATTTGGTACAGCGTCGAGTCCAAGTTAAAGAAAACTTTATCGAGCTTACACCTCAGGAATTTAGTTTACTCTACGTTTTAGCTCAAGCTGAAGGCATTGCTTTAAGTCGTTCGGAGTTATTAAGACGTGCGTGGCCTGATGCGATTGATAACCCTAGAACTATTGATACTCACGTTTTATCTTTACGTAAAAAAATCGAACCTAATCCTCGTCAACCTTATCTAATCCAAACAGTTCGTAATGTTGGTTATCGTCTAAATCCCGATATTATTAAAGGAGAAACTTCTTTATCCTGGGAAATAAAATCTTTTAATAATAACAACCATACCAATAATCACAATCATAATTCTACTCTTTCAACTCAATTAAATTAA